From the genome of Trypanosoma brucei brucei TREU927 chromosome 11 chr11_scaffold01 genomic scaffold, whole genome shotgun sequence:
TACAACCCTGCACAGGTGGTGAACCGTGACCTGAGTGTCTGTGTGATTGCTTGCTTCTCACAGCTGAGAAAGGAGGAACCGAAGAATAAGGGTGGTACGCGCCGTGGCATTACTATTCTTGAGGCATTAAGCGCAACAGGGCTTCGGGCCATTCGGTATTATAAAGAAATTCCAGATGTGAGGTTTATTATTGCCAATGATATCGACTGTGACGCGGTTGAATGCATTCGACGAAACTGTGAGTTTAATGAGGTACCCTGTGTTGCACCGACTTTTCAGGAAAACTTCCCGTCCTCTTGTATTCGCGTGGATGAGACAACAGGAACAGTTGAAAGCGGGGGAGCAATTTTTGCTAATTTGGACGATGCGAATGATCTTATGTTTAGGCTCGCTACCAATCCAACTGTTAACCCTGGCCATCGCCTGTGCCTTGCTGCCACGCAAAACGGATCGTGTAAAGATGGCGTTGATACAGAGTCTGGTGAGGCGAGGGGTATCAGGCCCCTAATACAGCAAGAACTTGTGGACGTCGTTGATCTTGACCCGTATGGTTCcgcttcccccttccttgaAGGTGCTGTGCGGTGCATTAGGGAAGGGGGACTATTGCTCGTGACGAGTACTGACAGCGCTATCTTGTGTGGGAATTACCCAGACACATGTCACGCAAAATACAACACTGTACCTACGAAAAATGCTGCGTGCCACGAGATGGCAGTGCGCATCCTTCTCGCTGCCGTGGAGCGTGTGGCTAATAAACACCGCAAATACATTGTTCCGTTGCTTTCTCTGCATATCGATTTCTATGTTCGTTGCTTTGTTCGTGTGTACACGCAGCCGGCAGAGGTGAAGCTCAGCCCATGTAAACTGGGTTATCTCATTCAGTGCAACCACTGCCCCGCGTTTTGGGTTAGACAAATAGCCGTCTCACGTATGCGGGTGAAGAAGCGGTCTCGAAAACTAGGCAATGCGGGAGAAGACGTGACTGCCGGAAGTCAAGGCAATGTGGCGAAAAGTGAGGAACATCGCCTCTCAGATTCAGGAAATGCGAGAGGCACCAACGAGGGTGGGGAGGCGCACAAGGCTGATGAATGGGGGTGGGAACGATTCCCTGCAGCTCCATCCCGCCGTGAGAATCCCAAGATAGTTTCCCCTAGTCTCCAACAAATTTTTCCATCTTCACTGCGCGGTcactgttgttgtgtttgcggAGCATCTGTGTCGCTGTCTGGCCCCATCTACGCGGCCCCGACGCAGAGTGCGCCATTTCTCGGGCAGCTATTGGTAGAGATTGAGCGGCGCGCTTCTGCTAACCATATTACCGCTGTGGCGCGTATATCGGGCCTTGTTCGTGTTGCAATGGAAGAACTAGCCGATACCCCGCTCTTTTACCAGTTGCCAGACGTCGCCTCTTTTGTACGTGTCCGTTGTCCCCCCGCCCCGCTATTTATTGGAGCCCTAGGACGCAAGGGATACCGCTGCAGTCAAGTGCATTGTGCACCGTCAGGTATCAAGACTGATTGCCCCCCGGAAATTGTGGTCGGTGTGATGATGCAATGGAAGAAGtacgaagaggaaaataatgagagagttgttgaaggaggaaaagaagaggatgcgGTGCTTGATATCCACTCTGATCGTGTGACCTCTCCTCCCGCCATGATTGAAGGCGGGGGTTGTGGAAGCGGTGACGGAAAGAGTAATGAGAGGGGAAccaggaagaaagggagggtAGATCAACGCGTGCCGCTAGTGAAACCTTTATCGGATGTTGACTTCTCCTACGACAAGCAATTTGATTTCCGTGGTGCTGTCACAGGCGTGGCGAAGTTTATTCCCAACGCCCCCAACTGGGGACCGAAGCGAAAACACCAAGGGGCCATGCATTCCGCTGTCGATGCTCCATGAGAAACACATAAAAAGGGTAGTGCTTCCTGCTACCACGTCCCCACGACCTCCCTGCGGTTAATCACTTAACGGGTTTTAATAACCATCAATTAATGTGGGGGTTCTGTAAAATTGACaagcaacaaagagaagCACATTATGCAAATAATTATCGTCGGCCACGTGAACTCGATTTCTCTGTTGTTTGTGGCTGTTGGTGCCCCGAAAAATTACTCACATGCACTTTCTCTTCGATTTACTTCAATGTGAAGGACACCAGACCGCTCCTCgttgtatatataaacaaaggaaaggtggGAGTGCCGTTCCTGGTGGCACAACACTTGTCCTCTCAGCAAATGTTTTGCCGTTCCGTGAAGTGGTTTAGTGTATTTGACGCTTGTTATGTTCTTAACCTTGACCGCCGCCAGGACCGCTGGGCACACGTACAGCAGCAGCTGTCCCGGGCGAAGTTAGAGACGTTTCTTCGACCACCGGCGAAGGTTACCCGTGTGAGTGGTGTTGATGGGCAGGCGCTAGATGTGGAAGCGCTTCATCGAAACGGCCTTGTAACAGACGTTGGATACCAACGGTTCCTGTTGCCGCTTGAGGAAAAGTTGTTTGGTATGGATTTAACTCCCGGTGCTATCGGTTGTGCGTTGGGCCACAGAAAGATATGGGAAACTGTTGTTGAGAAGCGTCATCAGTGTGCATTGATTCTGGAAGACGATGTTGAGTTCCACCACAAGTTTCCCCGACTTTTGAGAGAAGTTTGGCCGCGTGTTCCGAGCGATTGGGGAATCGTGCATCTTGGTGGACTCGACCTGCTCGCTAGTGGGAAACCGCCAAGACCCTTTGTTGATGTGGGCGTTCGGCATGCATACAGCGGACATCGTGAGCTGACAGCTTACGTTCTTCACCACGTCGCTGCAAAGAGGTGCCTTGAGCACACACTGCCGATGA
Proteins encoded in this window:
- a CDS encoding N(2) N(2)-dimethylguanosine tRNA methyltransferase, which codes for MCRPLADCTKRKKSTLPPRTAFFRLLDCLLLLTEVEVLVPCISFSRFPPFFFHHFTVLQHELSLPGFSRGSVVAHHPAMRSGLFGTEGLRKETPRGYTVVVEGTTAVLFPPAAGSSTQIGRGFSDIDKEEVGKQRKDDSCAPNCSLNSKEDNTCGEEDEECGQAVFYNPAQVVNRDLSVCVIACFSQLRKEEPKNKGGTRRGITILEALSATGLRAIRYYKEIPDVRFIIANDIDCDAVECIRRNCEFNEVPCVAPTFQENFPSSCIRVDETTGTVESGGAIFANLDDANDLMFRLATNPTVNPGHRLCLAATQNGSCKDGVDTESGEARGIRPLIQQELVDVVDLDPYGSASPFLEGAVRCIREGGLLLVTSTDSAILCGNYPDTCHAKYNTVPTKNAACHEMAVRILLAAVERVANKHRKYIVPLLSLHIDFYVRCFVRVYTQPAEVKLSPCKLGYLIQCNHCPAFWVRQIAVSRMRVKKRSRKLGNAGEDVTAGSQGNVAKSEEHRLSDSGNARGTNEGGEAHKADEWGWERFPAAPSRRENPKIVSPSLQQIFPSSLRGHCCCVCGASVSLSGPIYAAPTQSAPFLGQLLVEIERRASANHITAVARISGLVRVAMEELADTPLFYQLPDVASFVRVRCPPAPLFIGALGRKGYRCSQVHCAPSGIKTDCPPEIVVGVMMQWKKYEEENNERVVEGGKEEDAVLDIHSDRVTSPPAMIEGGGCGSGDGKSNERGTRKKGRVDQRVPLVKPLSDVDFSYDKQFDFRGAVTGVAKFIPNAPNWGPKRKHQGAMHSAVDAP